The stretch of DNA GGCTTCAGGCActcagtgtgtgtgtgtgtatatatatatatatatatatattctccacATTAGCCCTAAAACGTTGGCTGTCTAGTTcttcagaaaaatatgaaaaaaaaattttcaaagcaaaatttttttataaaagcccTAAAACGTTGGCTGTCTAGTTCTTTAGaaaagtgtgaaaaaaaaaattttcaaagcaaaattttttataaaaaaattattttttaatttttcatctaCTTGATTTGaagaaaataagtatttttcaaaaaaaaatatattttatagaaaactatTATTTTAGATAACACTAGAAAGTTTCACGGGAGTGTAAGAATTTGGTGGCTGATTATAGATGGATtagatgttaattaattatgcgGCTAATTGGTTAACTAAATATGATGGAGCTAATAATGAGgatataatataagataatttggGGAGCATGTTGTTGTACCCTACATTTGGATAGGGACATGGGTGATTAATGTTTTGTTCTCCTGCTGTGGGAGCTAATGCCTAATTAATGGGcagtgttttaatttttttttatgtttttttttcggACCTTTTTGTGATCCGAATGGTCGTTTTGATCAATGCAAgtatgcttaaaaaaaaaagtgttatgAAGCCGAGTGGGCTACGTGACCAAGTGCGATAAGTGTAGTTGATAGAATATGATCACGGAGACAAGTGTagccaaacacaaaaaaaagggctttttttgcaaatagcccccttataatttttttttttaagattggccctgtcaaaaatttatttgcaaaaatggccctgcttccgccacgcaagcgccacgtcagcgccacgcgggcggggctgggccagatggttaagttgaacacggtgaaccattcaccgtgttcaatacaaaatttttgtattggacacggtgaatggttcaccgtgtccaatacaaatatttcaaatcgaaatatttgtattggacacggtgaaccattcaccgtgtccaatacaaataattggtcacggtgaatggttcaccgtgtctaatacaaatacctcaaACTTACTCATTTTttaggtatttgtattggacacggtgaaccattcaccgtgtccaatacaaaaattttgtattgaacacggtgaatggttcaccgtgttcaacttaaccatctggcccagccccgcccgcgtggcgctgacgtggcgcttgcgtggcggaaGCAGGACCatatttgcaaataatttttggacagGGCTAtgtttgcaaataaaatttatcagggggctatttgcaaaaaaagccccaaaaaaaaagtggCGTAAACAAACTCCACCCACTACAAACCAGCCACGTGTCCACTTACTAAAAGTTGCTTAAAAGACAAGTCAAAGCGCCATTAGTCACTGCGTCAGGTCTAAAAgattgtaaaattataaaaacatattgtaatatataaaatataatattacatacgaaataaacaaaatattatttttaccaTATTGTTTCACCTATTAATAACGTAAAATCTTTTAGAATTTCAGAAAGCCCCAATTAGTATATTCTTTTttaccattattattattattattattatgttcgtatatattaatatatacatatccaaagagtaaaaaaagaaCTCAAATGTAAATTCTTAACTCCACGTAATGTGGGACCCACATGTCAGTgacaataatatatagttaCGTGTAGCAGTAACATTGGAGTTTTGACGGGTTATAAAGCGATACGCCGACGCTGCTGTGAATTGTGATGAGGTGGAATTATGGAAAAGGGCGTCCCGTGAAGCCGACCACGTCCACGTGTCGCGCGCCAAATCCCGCGGGTGGCAGGtgcgcctctctctctccctccctctaactttttcttttttctaacttaatttctctctctatccttTTCTCTCCTttggctttctctctctccgttttatttatttattttttttattttttactttatcctCTAGTCTTTTCTCCCTGGTACATTCGCCCAttcacacatacacacacacccCAAAAAaatagctaatatatatatatattttttgatatagatagcatactattcgattcgtttattttatttaaaaataaatttagctgaaaatatgaatcaattatgattcgaacttgaaatttgGGCACCAACaaccaagttctttgccacttgctctaaaaATGGTTGGTAACTAACATTACATTAGAATGTCCGAAGACCCTAACGGGGTAAGTCTCGCATTGATGGCGGCAGTAATGACCGAAGAGAAGGCCTTAAATGCCCGCAATAATGTCCGAAGACCACAAATGACACGTTAACCCTATCCTATTTTACACTGTAATACCAATTTCCTATtcctataaataatatatcatttatatttatataacttatcatattaaaattttaaataatttttttttagcaaaaaatgaATGTATATACCTAAGTTGCaagtaatatattaataatatatagttaagtTGTGCATGTATCAAAACCTTTATTtgaatattcaaattatttgtATCAACTTTGAcataaaaatcaatttaaaattagtataagtctataaatttttaaaaacttgaaaactaaatagaggaaaaaaaaatagtataagcTCAAATCCTCAAAATAGAAAGATTCCTTATTTAGAAATAACAATTTATATCtgttttcaaaatcaaagaaaaaaattttcaaaattagtagagaaaaaaaaattttacatattcgATGACATACCAATTTTGATAATCaggaaaaaattatattagcaaaaaaaaaattaagtgtgtaaacccaaaccctaaaaataaatagatctCTTATTTAGAAATGacaatttatatatgttttcgaAATCCAAACGTAAAGTTTTCAAAATCGATTAAAAAATTACAGTTTACATAATTAACAACATACCAATAGtttagagaatatatatatatatatataatttttaatatataacacTGTATTTATTTCagtatcatattatttaatcatttataattattataactgAAGTACATTTATTTTCGAAAATTAagcaaatcaaaaaaaaaatccacaaaggaaaaaatattaatatcaaGTTTTAACAAAGCATTAGACATATTCATGCATCTTATTTTTTTCgcttagaaaattaaaaagacaACCACTCACGGCACCTAATCGCTCGCCtgcaaaatataatatatatgttttttataatcatttagatagaaatatgtttttttaaagtactttattttaaaattaattataagaaTAGCATGACttagaaaaggaaggaaaacaTACCAAAAACCAATTAGAGAGAAGTGGGCCCCACGCCCCCACAGCAAAAGGCAAGAATAAGGCAAAAAAAATCCCGCGCGGACTGCGTCCCCGCCGCCTCGTACCCACGCCGGCTACACAGCGACATCCACGCACACGCCGGCTCGCGCTGCCGGCTCCACGCCGACGCCCACGTCACCCACCCGCCCCCGCACTCGAGCGCCAACCCACGCCGGCTCACGCCCTGACCCCCGCGCCAGCGGCACTTGCCCGTCCCCGACACGTGTCGCCTCAGAAACGCTCTCGCGGCCGCGCCGACTCGCCCCCGCGCCAGCTCGCGCCCTCGCGCCCCGGGCCGCACCGCTCAGACTCGCGCCTGCGCCCTCCACACCACCCAAGCCGGCGCGCCCCCCCGCCCCCCCACAGCAACCCAAGCCCACTCGCCCGCTTGCTCGCGGCGCGCCCTCCGGCCGCCGAACCCGCCGCGCCGGCTCGCGAGGCCTGCCCCCTCCCCACGCCACCCAGCGGCGCGCCCCCGACCCGCGTCACGGCCACCCAAGCCCTCTCTCGCGCCCGCCGCTCCCGCCAGCGCCGTCCAACCGCTCGAGCCCTCCCGTCCACCCGGGCCCACCCTGCGACCCTCTCGCCGGCCGCCACGTGTCGAACCAGCCGGCTCGCGACCATGCCCGCACGCCACGCACCCGGCTCCTCCCGCCCCTCCGCCGCTCGGCCCGCAGCGCGCTCGCGCCGCCCGCGCCCAGCGCCCGCGCCTGCCCTCGCGACCCACTCGCCAGCCGACAGGTGTCGCCCCAGGAACGCTCCGGTTCCCAATTCATAAGTTTACTAGTTACGGAaccccgcgcgttgcggcgggaAGTCGATACAATAGTCaattattaaaactattaatattatttttttattattaattaatatttttgaataatatttatttccgtagtgagtatatttagaaaaagaagGCAGGACAGAAAGATAAAACTTTTTTGTCGCAGCTAGGACAGTAATAGTATTTGTGACAGAGGCAGTCCATTAAGAGGCAGAGGAAGCACACTCCCAGCATAAACGGCATCATGTATGCTATCATAGCCGCCAAATTTGACTTATATTCTCAGAAAAAATGACCATTAAGGTATTAGAAAAATAACACAACAAATATAACtatatgaattattttataacaaattaatactAAATATACATAGAAAATGTAACTATACTTACATATCAGGTCATTAATTAGgtatgagaaaaaaataatgttaataGTTCAAGCTGAAATAGTGAAAGCGCAAACAAACGGCGGGTTTGCATTTATGGTTTAAAAGGTGGTACGCAACGGGACTttgtttttcaaataatttataaataataaaatatttttgtttataaattaaattctttaaatGTGAAGAAAATCACAGAAGAGAAGtacaattataatataaatattttaatacaaCATACTTGACTTtatgaaataagaaaattttaaggCCTTTTTCATCACAAAGTATTGTgcttttactatatatttttgatatgtCTGTATTTATGATGAGTGAAACTCCAAAAAACAAATGTctataataaaacaaaagtaatattagtaaatcattttttttttagttttccaTATTTAGGATCACAATAGgtaggaaaaaatattttagaaaagaaaaaataatacaaaggcAGTAAATAATCAAAGATataaaggataaaaatatttacatattcTAATTTCAAAAAAACTATGTAAGCAACTACTTTTTATTTATGACTAACCAGATGTAAAACCAATATGTAAAAACAAACGTGCAGGATTGCGTACTGGATCATTAGATAAGAATCCTAGAACACATGTAGATAATTAGACTATATATTATATCCCAGAATATTAAAGCTCTATACTATTCAATATCATATTTACGAATAATCGCCTGTATTGTATATCCTATCCCAGAATATTAAAACTCTACATTATTCCACATCATATTTACGAATAGTCGGCATTGTATATCCCTGCATAAATATCCTCTCATTAGTAATGGAACAATAGCGAAACCCAAAATATTATCGTTATATATTCTTAGCGCAAACCTCTTCATCTATTATAAGGCATTCTAAACTGAGAATGCCATTTTTAAGTTGAGGCATTTTTGCCTCCCATATTCTGTTGATTTTGACTTTAATCCTACTATGTTGCTgtgtcaaatttaaatatttcagtAGAACAAATCCCATTATTTGCCCCTATATATTCGAGAAAAAGCAAGAATTctatttaacaacaaaatattacaaaaaacaGAGAACCAAAGGATTCGTTTTATGTATTCAGATTGTCAAAAATTTCTGTGAAGACAATATTTTGAGTACACCCTTCAGgctcattatttttattttctattaatattCGTAATCCTTCACGTGACGTGACGCGAGAAACTCCAACATAAAGTTGCCCATGTGAAAATACTGGCCTTCGTAGATATAACCCAACATGTTGTAGTGTCTGTCCCTGGCTTTTGTTTATTGTCATGGCATAACACAGACGAATAGGAAATTGTCTTCTTTTCAGAATAAAGGGCCACTTTGTTTCCGTCACATGTGTCAGAATGCGAGGAATATACACTTTTCGACCAGCATGATTTCCTGTAAAAATTTGTGCTTCTATAACCTTTGATGCTAGTTGAGTAACTATCAAGCGCGTTCCATTGCAAAGCCCAGAATGTTGACTTATATTGCGCAACAACATTATCGGAACACCTACTTTTAATTTCAATGCATGATGCGGCACGCCATTGAACTTCAaggaatttaaaaaatcaatagggTAGAGAACGTCAGTTTCTTCAGTGTTTGCAGATGAGCTGCAAATTGAATCAGCACTCATATAACAAATTTCTTCTCCTGGTATCAAAGATAATAAATAAGCATTGACTTCATCAGCTGTATCATTTATAGGTGTGATAATAGCCCTGTCTCTCAAATATGAAGAATCATTATAATTTTGCTCAAGATTATCATAGACTGCGGAAACAATATCTCTTATACCATCTCCAGTATTTTTAATGAGCATGTCATCGGGTATCTTTATCCAAGTAgattcttcttcattttctaaTTTAACTGCATTTAATTTACCATCACCTAAATCGAGAATCCATTtggcaaaattcaaaatatcttCTTGTGATTCTGTATTCCTCAAATTTTTGTGCAGTCTCATATTAGTTGTCAGCCTAAAAATTTGACAATCGTTCCATATGTACGATTTAGTAATCGATGCATTTATTATATCATGTCTTGTTCCACCAATAATGACAGGTAGTATTTGTCTGAAATCTCCTCCAAGAAGAATAGTTTTTCCTCCAAATATTTTTCCTGCAGTAGTACCATCCAACACGTCTCTTAATGATTTATCTAAAGCTTCGAAACAATTTCTGTGATTCATTGGTGCTTCGTCCCATATAATCAAgctagtataattaagcaattttGCTAGCTGTGTTCCCTTTTTTATTTCGCATGTTGAGAAGTCATCAAGCTTAATTGGTATTTTAAATCTGGAATGTGCTGTCCGACCTCCGGAAAGTAAAAGCGATGCAATTCCTGATGAAGCCACAGCCAAAACTATTTTAGCTTCAGAACGAAGCTTTGCTATTATTGTTTGCCAGAGATATGTTTTTCCTGTTCCCCCATGGCCGTAAACGAAAAACACACCTCCTTTATTTTCATAAACGGATGCCAAAACAGAACGATACACCGCTAACTGCTCAGTATTTAAACCATTGTATAGGGTTTCATGTTCATTTCTCAATACATCTGTATCGTAATCCATCTCTTCTCTCAAAAGTCTATTGCCTATGTCTTCTATAAGCAATCGGTTCGGAATAGGAAGCttgaaatgagagagagagctgcCATTTTTGTTGAATAATACTTCCAATTCATATAAGACATAATTTTGCAGTTCCTCCTGTGGCATTTTAAGGCTGGAAATTCTTAAAACTTCTTTTAATCTATATGTAATATCATCAGCCATTAATTTCCAAAAATCGTTTAACAATTTTGCTGGATCCGACACCTCACAAAACATTATTATTGAAACAAATAGCTGCCTCAAGTCTGAAGCGGATGACCAATAAGATGCTTCATCTAATGCCTGATGCCATTCTAAATCATCACTGAGCAAACCAAGTGCATCACAAGCAGCACGAAATGTTTCATAGAGAATACCATTGACGGTTCTGATTTCATCAAAATTTCTAGGCCCACTAACTTTATTTAAGAGCATTCTCATAAAATAAAGTTCACCAGAATTCGGATGAATGTACACAATCCTTCCTATACGATTTCCTCTTTTTCGTCTCGACCAAAATTTGTCAGAAGGATGCCATACCCATTTTGTAGGAAATTCTACATAGGTTAATTCACGGGCATCATCATAGATTCTATTCATTGCCATCCATTCTGTAAACATAGTTTTTTCGATATTGCATCGATTCACAACATTAAGTAAATTTTCTCCTTCATGATACACGACATTATTCATAAACTGCATGTGAATTGTTAATCGTTCTACTGTAGGTTCTCTATGATGtatatcaaattcaaataatcTCCAGATAGCTTCATATGCCGATAAATATCTGCAATCTAAAAACCTTTTTATTTCATCAACACCGTCATATTGTTTCTTGGAATTTACTTCGGTTGATAAACAACTATCTTCGATCACCGCCCGCATTCTATCTGGGCCTTTGTTTATATACTTAAACAAATATTTAATAAGCATCGATTTGTTACACCACTCAACATTTATATGTGCTTGATACCTGACAATTAACTGTAAATGGTGAGGCACAACATATCTGTTGTCAAGATCAATTCCATTTTTTGTAGCAtatctttcatcatttcttcttCTATAAATAGCAAACCCATTTTCATCAAAAGATGTCTCTACTCGAAATTCTTTTGGAAAATGCTTGGAACATTGACCTTTTTTCATGCATGGCGCTTTAGAATTTGCTTGTCCACATGGGCCATGAATCATAAACTTTGTAACGGTTGCATATCCAATCGGGTCAATATTTTTATCAGGAATTTCTGCAGAAATAATCGAATCAATATCTGTAGGTGTTGGTAGCTTATTATCTGCGTGAAGCCACACCAAAATATGAACATGTGGAAGGCCTCTTTTTTGAAATTCGATCGTATATAAatctagaaagagaaaaatagcaaaaaaaggTAAGAATGTAAACAtatcaaaatccaaataaaagacaaaaaaagataaaaaaggaaTAATTCATTTGCAGCAAAAAAATAACATACCAGCAACGGTATTTCCAAAAAATACACCTTGTTTAATTTCCGCCATCAATGCATCAACTTTCATCTTGAAAACTCTACAGACGATATCAGGACGATCTTCAGATTTTTGCCCGGGAACAAATTGCAGAGCATTTTGTATTTCCAACCATTGTGTGTTGCAGGTAAATGTGATAAATAAATCGGGATGCCCGCAGTGTTTACAAATAGCAATTGCATCATGATAGTTTTGAATCATATATCGTGGACCTCCTGTGAAGCTGGAtggcaaaataatttttttaccaataGCATCGCCGTCGACATCACCTGCAACAACAGCATCTTTTATACCTCTATAGATTTCCGATCGCAAATCTGATTgattttttctaatataatcAAGTCGTTCTTCTTCAACACATGAAAAAGCATCAACAATATATTGCTGAAAAAGTTTGCCTCCACTGATTAAAGTCTTTCCTTCCTCTAATCTATTGTGCATCCTATAGGCATAAAACTCACGCATTGTAACATGTTTTCTGCAACCTATTTTTCTCTGCGATGACTCATTATATTTTATGCCTATTCTAAAACCATCTTCACCATATGGAAATAAAATGGGATATTGCATAGCCATAAAAGAAGGATGTAAATCACTAATCCGTTTTAAATTCTTTGTCTTGTACTCCACCACAATATCTCGTTGTCGGTCAGCAGAGCCCAAATCATCCACTATTAAGCCGGCAATTTCAGAAGCTGCTGGAGGATTATACTGCGCCATATTTTCACCACGATTTCCAATTAGTCTCAAGCGAATAGGCATATAATCAGTTTCTCTAAATCGATCTCTTGCCATTCGAAACACTTTTACCAATTCATTTTTGTCATCAAACATTTCTATGAGACGTTGAATCAAATCTCTATCAATGTGGCGAAGCTCATCAACACTATTGAATGCTTTCATTCTGTTACCAACCTCATTTTCAGTATCgtaaatatataattgagcAAATTTAGGCCGTTCTCCATCAAATGGAAGTAACGAACCCATTCTGTGATAATTTTGCCCACTAATCTTGAAGACATATGGTCCCGGTCTTCTATTTATTTCACTGTCAATTTTTGCTCCTATTGATGTAAAAGCAAATACAGAATTATAAGCCCGTATATTTTGCCGAAAGTTTACAGACTGAGGAGATCCTTTATAGTTCAATAATGAATCCAGCAAATCCGGCGGAGGATGCAGCAGTGGTAAAGAAACTTTTCCTTCTTGACAACATAACGAAAACCTCGGAATGGACTCATTTCGAGACTTATAAATTCTCTCCGAATACCAAAGTAGAGCTCCACATGATTGGCATTTATACTCCGGCAATCCAAGAAACAACTGTTCTATACTATGTGCAGCACTCATTGCAGGCATAGATGCTACGCCAGAAATAGTAGCATGCGACTCAAGAGTATCATATTCCTGAACATTAGCATCGGATCGACGCCTTTTTTTCCCTTGTCGAACATTTCGAATCAAAAAGTTTGAAGATGATTCGCAATCAATACTACTTTGTAAGTTTGTAGAAGATAATCTGTTACTATTTCTTCGCTGAGCAAGAATGCTTCTACGTATCCTCCTATTTTCTTTACATATTGATGTAGAATCCATGTagttgcaaaatcaaaatttaacctattaccACAgatcccaaaaaaaataatagttataaAAAAGGCAGAAAGATTGTGCAACAATTGAGAAAATCTGCTCTTTTTTTCAGAATTATATGAAATGGATGCAACTGATTCTACAACAATAGTTAACTTCTTAGATGGAAGGAGCATACCTAAGAAATAACTAAGCTATAGGTTTTGCAAAGGTTTTGCAACGCAATTGGACTAAACTCCAACAAAATGCTCCTGCAAGTACGTAAAGTTTCCTGtaatatacaaataaattatcTCAATTTGCAGATTTAAGCACGAAAGCAATGCAAGATCGAATTCTACATGCAGCTAAAGTTTAAAACATGATGAAAACAATAAGTGaaaagaaagggagaaaaagttgaaaaataaatcaaacatTTCGTAAAAAGCACACACCtgtttatatatacttttatcacATTCTTCAAAATAGTATGTCATTAGTTGGTAAGTTATTCAAGTTTAAATAGAATCTCTAATTTGCTAGAATTTCTTTACAAAATTCTCAACCCGTTTTTTCTACACCTTAATATACACACATATTGTCCACTGTGGTAAGCATAAAGTACTTTATTTATCACTTTTATGTATGGGAAAAAAATAGAGTACTACAAAATTTATTAGCCTCTGATAATCAATTTAACATGATTCGAAatagattaataattttttttgttcttttagtgatatcttaaaataaatttatattccattttattagtattattactTATATAATTAAGTTTCCATAATGTATATTGTATTTCAGAAAAAGGTTATTGTATGTATTGGCGAAATCctcaaaaaaaatagagaagtcTTAATCAAATTTGTATGGTCTGGACTTCCTTTGAGGTTTTGCTTTTGTTCTCGTTTCTCTGATTGTATGGTCTGGACTTCCTTTAACTCACTGCTGATGAAATCTTATTGTGATCAAATCTTATTGCTGATCAATGATAAACATAAACAATTTCTTATGCTAAAGATCATATTCCAAATACACAATATGTTTCCCTTTTTTCGTTTTCTATGATGTCAATTTTAGCATACtctttgaaaaattattgaagGCCAATATTAAGGACAACTAACTGGATAAACTTTGATTTCTACAGTATGTTTCTCGGTGGCACAGGATCTACAATAATGTCTTTGTTTATAAATACTGATTAGCTTCATTAAAAAAAGCATACAGATTAGCTTCATccataaaagaaaaggaggggAGAAAGCAATCACAAATAACTAATCAACCTTACTTTGTTAAGTAGGCGTTATTTATCTATTCTTTCTATGGCCCTATTATTTTCATCAAGAACCATAGTTATTCTTTAGTAGACATCACCTataatagaataaatttaatagttaaaactgCAAAACCATTTtggtttttcaaaatcaaaaaggaaatatactatccatttcatttattttaaaaaatacaaagcCCGCAGAACTATGAAGGTGTGTCTGCTCAATATATAGCAGAAAAAAATCTTATGTATAGTTTTTTCaggaaaaagtaataataaaatcaaatgtaCTACTAATTTAATAAACACCATTTACTACAACAGAGTAAAACTACCAATAAAGCAATATCACATACActcaagaaacaaaaaaaaaaagaaaaaatagcaaTGTCGTATAACATCATAATTTCAACAGTTAATCTACAATGctaatcattttatttattcaaaaaaaaaaagaggtgccCTAGACTACAAAGATGTACCTTTAATATACAAAGCAGCAAATGGCtcatctataatttttttgacaataaTATTTATCAATCATATTGTTTATTCAAAGAACAAATTTTACAAACATCGCTCACTACACCTGAGTAAAACTATCAACATCACGCATATTCTAAAGAATTCAATCCTGCCTCTGCACAGAATCTTTCGAAGTAATCATTTTTGTTAGCGACAATATCATCAGGTATCGAATATTTCTCTTTAAGAATTGCCAGATCCTTTCTCCAACATTCCTTCTCACCTTGCACTTACATACACCCAACC from Ananas comosus cultivar F153 linkage group 18, ASM154086v1, whole genome shotgun sequence encodes:
- the LOC109724099 gene encoding uncharacterized protein LOC109724099 isoform X3, yielding MLPLYVVSLFFFQIFGFFFNLGRGCIFEMVDWRIYRYEFPSLAVAQNEGVVEQFLSRNPSAGDVDGDAIGKKIILPSSFTGGPRYMIQNYHDAIAICKHCGHPDLFITFTCNTQWLEIQNALQFVPGQKSEDRPDIVCRVFKMKVDALMAEIKQGVFFGNTVAEIPDKNIDPIGYATVTKFMIHGPCGQANSKAPCMKKGQCSKHFPKEFRVETSFDENGFAIYRRRNDERYATKNGIDLDNRYVVPHHLQLIVRYQAHINVEWCNKSMLIKYLFKYINKGPDRMRAVIEDSCLSTEVNSKKQYDGVDEIKRFLDCRYLSAYEAIWRLFEFDIHHREPTVERLTIHMQFMNNVVYHEGENLLNVVNRCNIEKTMFTEWMAMNRIYDDARELTYVEFPTKWVWHPSDKFWSRRKRGNRIGRIVYIHPNSGELYFMRMLLNKVSGPRNFDEIRTVNGILYETFRAACDALGLLSDDLEWHQALDEASYWSSASDLRQLFVSIIMFCEVSDPAKLLNDFWKLMADDITYRLKEVLRISSLKMPQEELQNYVLYELEVLFNKNGSSLSHFKLPIPNRLLIEDIGNRLLREEMDYDTDVLRNEHETLYNGLNTEQLAVYRSVLASVYENKGGVFFVYGHGGTGKTYLWQTIIAKLRSEAKIVLAVASSGIASLLLSGGRTAHSRFKIPIKLDDFSTCEIKKGTQLAKLLNYTSLIIWDEAPMNHRNCFEALDKSLRDVLDGTTAGKIFGGKTILLGGDFRQILPVIIGGTRHDIINASITKSYIWNDCQIFRLTTNMRLHKNLRNTESQEDILNFAKWILDLGDGKLNAVKLENEEESTWIKIPDDMLIKNTGDGIRDIVSAVYDNLEQNYNDSSYLRDRAIITPINDTADEVNAYLLSLIPGEEICYMSADSICSSSANTEETDVLYPIDFLNSLKFNGVPHHALKLKVGVPIMLLRNISQHSGLCNGTRLIVTQLASKVIEAQIFTGNHAGRKVYIPRILTHVTETKWPFILKRRQFPIRLCYAMTINKSQGQTLQHVGLYLRRPVFSHGQLYVGVSRVTSREGLRILIENKNNEPEGCTQNIVFTEIFDNLNT